A stretch of Triticum aestivum cultivar Chinese Spring chromosome 1D, IWGSC CS RefSeq v2.1, whole genome shotgun sequence DNA encodes these proteins:
- the LOC123181108 gene encoding cold-responsive protein kinase 1, which produces MHRMACLPLLPALVLALASALAPSAVADPQAILLNLGCSQYNATPTAAFLVALNSTFAKLRANLSAGGFATASEPRAAAPAFALAQCRPYVTGRDCVACFDAAAARIRASCGAANGGRAILDGCVIRYESAAFFDQSTLPGNTQLCNGSAVAGGGFDGAVRALIGDLAAAVPRAPRLAAAAAGAGVYAMAQCVETVGAGGCAQCLQVASRNIGGCSPNSDGRAVDAGCFMKYSDKRFFPANATVDLAAYLRSGKSRGKGAIIGGILGGVAFLLLLGLLALLWIRRSRKLQKPRRGDILGATELQGPTSFYYHDLKVATNNFSEKNKLGEGGFGDVFKGLLKNGKTVAVKRLTVMQTSRAKADFESEVKLISNVHHRNLVRLLGCSRKGSECLLVYEYMANNSLDKFLFGERRGTLNWKQRFNIIVGMARGLAYLHEEFHVCIIHRDIKSSNVLLDDDFQPKIADFGLARLLPDDHSHLSTKFAGTLGYTAPEYAIHGQLSEKVDTYSFGVVILEIISGRKSNDTRLEPETQYLLESAWKLYENENLISLVDELLNREEYKPEEVKKIIEIALLCTQSAVASRPTMSEVVVLLLSRNSSELQPTRPTFIDSTSRVRGETSSSSSSSASRATVSISQFSAR; this is translated from the exons ATGCACCGCATGGCTTGCCTCCCGCTGCTGCCGGCTCTAGTGCTGGCACTCGCCTCCGCGCTGGCCCCGTCCGCCGTCGCCGACCCGCAGGCCATCCTGCTCAACCTGGGGTGCAGCCAGTACAACGCCACGCCCACGGCCGCCTTCCTCGTCGCCCTCAATTCCACCTTCGCCAAGCTCCGCGCCAACCTCTCCGCCGGGGGCTTCGCCACGGCCTCGGAgccgcgcgccgccgcgccggcGTTCGCGCTGGCGCAGTGCCGCCCGTACGTCACAGGGAGGGACTGCGTCGCTTGCTTCGACGCCGCCGCGGCGCGCATCCGCGCCTCCTGCGGCGCCGCCAACGGCGGGCGCGCCATCCTCGACGGCTGCGTCATACGGTACGAGAGCGCGGCTTTCTTCGACCAGTCCACGCTCCCCGGCAACACGCAGCTCTGCAATGGCTCCGCCGTGGCAGGCGGCGGCTTCGACGGCGCGGTGCGAGCGCTGATCGGCGACCTCGCGGCCGCGGTGCCGCGCGCCCCGAGGCTTGCCGCGGCCGCCGCGGGGGCCGGCGTGTACGCGATGGCGCAGTGCGTGGAGACGGTCGGGGCGGGGGGCTGCGCGCAGTGCCTGCAGGTGGCTTCTAGGAACATTGGCGGCTGCTCGCCCAATTCCGACGGCCGCGCCGTGGACGCCGGATGCTTCATGAAGTACTCTGATAAGCGGTTCTTCCCAGCTAATGCCACCGTAGACCTGGCGGCATACTTGCGCTCTG GAAAATCAAGAGGGAAGGGAGCCATCATAGGAGGAATTTTGGGAGGTGTAGCCTTCCTGTTGCTTCTAGGGTTACTAGCTTTGTTGTGGATCCGTCGTTCTAGGAAGCTGCAGAAGCCTCGGAGAG GTGATATACTTGGAGCAACGGAACTACAAGGTCCAACCAGTTTTTACTATCATGATCTTAAGGTTGCAACCAATAATTTCAGTGAGAAAAATAAACTTGGAGAAGGTGGTTTTGGAGATGTATTTAAG GGTTTGCTGAAAAATGGGAAAACTGTTGCAGTAAAAAGATTGACAGTAATGCAAACCAGCAGGGCCAAAGCAGATTTTGAAAGTGAGGTGAAGTTGATTAGCAATGTTCATCACCGAAATCTTGTAAGGCTTCTTGGTTGTTCTCGCAAGGGTTCCGAATGCCTGCTTGTTTATGAATATATGGCAAACAATAGCCTTGACAAGTTCCTCTTCG GTGAGAGACGTGGAACACTTAACTGGAAGCAACGATTTAACATCATTGTTGGCATGGCTCGTGGCCTTGCATATCTTCATGAAGAGTTCCATGTGTGTATCATACACCGTGATATTAAATCTAGCAATGTTCTTCTTGATGATGACTTTCAGCCTAAGATTGCTGATTTTGGTTTGGCAAGGCTCCTACCTGATGATCATAGCCATCTCAGCACTAAATTTGCAGGAACACT GGGTTACACTGCTCCTGAGTACGCAATCCATGGCCAACTATCAGAGAAGGTTGACACATACAGCTTTGGCGTAGTCATTCTGGAAATAATAAGTGGTCGGAAGAGCAATGATACAAGGCTGGAGCCTGAAACACAGTACCTACTTGAATCG GCATGGAAGTTATATGAAAATGAGAACTTGATTAGCTTGGTGGACGAATTGTTGAATCGTGAAGAATACAAGCCAGAAGAGGTAAAGAAAATAATAGAGATAGCACTTCTGTGCACTCAATCAGCGGTTGCTTCAAGGCCAACGATGTCAGAggtggttgtgttgttgttgtctAGAAATTCTTCAGAATTACAGCCCACAAGGCCCACATTTATTGATTCAACAAGTAGAGTGCGAGGTGAAACATCCTCCTCAAGTTCATCCTCTGCATCCAGGGCCACTGTCTCTATTTCACAGTTTTCAGCCAG ATAA
- the LOC123181110 gene encoding cytokinin dehydrogenase 3 encodes MEIAMVCTRVNLLILILSLCSPYKFIQSPMDFGPLNLLPTTIAASSDFGRILFHSPSAVLKPQSPRDISLLLSFLSASSLGKVTVAARGAGHSIHGQAQALDGIVVEMRSLPAEIELHKGGEGDVSYADVSGGAMWIELLEQSLKAGLAPRSWTDYLYITIGGTLSNAGISGQTFKHGPQISNVLQLEVVTGRGETVTCSPTKNAELFSAVLGGLGQFGIITRARILLQEAPQKVKWVRAFYDDFGTFTKDQELLVSMPDMVDYVEGFIVLNEQSLHSSSIAFPANMDFSPDFGTKGSPKIYYCIEFAVHDYQRKNTNVEQVVEAISVQMSHIASHLYSVEVSYFDFLNRVRMEEMSLRSSGLWEVHHPWLNMFVPKAGIRDLRDLLMDNISPDNFEGLILIYPLLRDKWGTNTSVVLPDSGSTEQVMYVVGILRSANPDEGCSHHCLQELLRRHRHIADTAGVRIGAKQYLAHHPTPAGWHQHFGPRWERFVERKNRFDPLSILGPGQGIFPKGSTGVYAS; translated from the exons ATGGAGATTGCCATGGTATGCACAAGAGTTaacctcctcatcctcatcctctccctctgctcgccatacaAGTTCATCCAGAGCCCCATGGACTTTGGCCCCTTGAACCTGCTCCCCACCACCATCGCTGCGTCCAGTGACTTCGGTAGGATCCTCTTCCACTCCCCGTCCGCTGTGTTGAAGCCCCAGTCCCCAAGGGACATCTCTCTGCTTCTTAGCTTCCTCTCCGCCTCGTCTCTAGGCAAGGTGACAGTGGCGGCCAGGGGTGCGGGTCACTCCATTCATGGACAGGCCCAGGCCCTAGATGGCATTGTGGTGGAGATGCGCTCCTTGCCTGCTGAGATAGAGCTGCACAAAGGAGGAGAAGGAGATGTTTCCTATGCTGATGTGAGCGGTGGAGCCATGTGGATAGAGCTCCTGGAGCAGAGCTTGAAGGCTGGGCTGGCTCCAAGGTCCTGGACtgattacctctacatcaccaTTGGTGGGACTCTGTCCAATGCCGGCATCAGCGGGCAGACATTCAAGCACGGGCCTCAGATTAGCAATGTTCTACAGCTGGAGGTAGTCACAG GCAGGGGAGAGACCGTGACATGCTCGCCCACCAAGAACGCAGAGCTGTTCAGCGCTGTTCTGGGAGGCCTTGGCCAGTTTGGCATCATAACTAGGGCAAGGATCCTGCTGCAGGAAGCTCCACAGAAA GTGAAGTGGGTGAGGGCCTTCTACGACGATTTCGGCACCTTCACCAAAGACCAGGAGCTGCTGGTGTCGATGCCGGATATGGTGGACTACGTAGAAGGTTTCATCGTCTTGAATGAACAGTCGCTTCACAGCTCCTCCATCGCCTTCCCTGCAAATATGGACTTCAGCCCAGATTTTGGCACCAAGGGCAGTCCTAAGATCTACTACTGCATAGAGTTTGCGGTTCATGATTACCAGCGCAAGAATACCAATGTGGAACAG GTGGTGGAAGCCATCTCAGTGCAGATGAGCCACATAGCGTCCCACCTGTACAGTGTGGAGGTGTCCTACTTTGATTTCCTCAACAGGGTGAGGATGGAGGAGATGAGCCTGAGGAGCAGCGGGCTCTGGGAGGTGCACCACCCGTGGCTCAACATGTTCGTGCCCAAGGCCGGGATCAGGGACCTGAGGGACCTTCTCATGGACAACATCTCACCGGATAACTTTGAGGGGCTCATCCTCATCTATCCACTCCTCAGAGACAA GTGGGGCACTAACACATCCGTTGTGCTACCGGATTCCGGGTCCACGGAGCAGGTGATGTACGTGGTTGGCATTCTCCGTTCTGCAAACCCTGATGAAGGATGCTCCCACCACTGCCTGCAAGAGCTTCTCCGCCGTCATCGCCACATAGCTGACACCGCCGGAGTGCGCATCGGCGCAAAACAGTACTTG